Proteins encoded within one genomic window of Denticeps clupeoides unplaced genomic scaffold, fDenClu1.1, whole genome shotgun sequence:
- the LOC114773833 gene encoding macrophage mannose receptor 1-like — translation MDHFIFTVLLLSGVSSCAGLQYHFVNENMTWTEAQSYCRGNYTDLATVEDTEDMMMMVDITVQQGYKGPVWIGFYYGDTWRWSIQDNNSYSHADTGFRNWSLGQPDNAYIPIKTGIVEACVTINTYSNWNDDGCWNKYPTVCYQENNAGGIYVINSTGRTWTEAQIYCRQHYTDLAIIRNRKDNQNFTSQLTGYTWIGLYRDWVWSDQNNSTYRNWTAGRPLNNKASCAVADISQGGTWMDKDCGARFPFICYKDNLVLVRENKTWKEALMYCRQYHVDLVSVTSEKVQRWVREKAGEASTPYVWMGLRYSYTLNFWLWVSGEFSCYQNWSTGNGTGWYRDEGGRRVWSTGAQQAGGEQKWVSLSEDIELNFICIK, via the exons gtGTGTCTTCATGTGCAGGTCTCCAGTATCACTTTGTGAATGAGAATATGACCTGGACTGAAGCCCAGAGCTACTGCAGGGGGAATTACACTGACCTGGCCACTGTTGAGGACACAGAggacatgatgatgatggtggacaTCACTGTACAGCAGGGTTATAAAGGTCCAGTCTGGATTGGATTTTACTATGGGGATACATGGAGATGGTCCATACAGGACAACAATTCCTACAGTCATGCAGATACAGGATTCAGAAACTGGAGTCTCGGTCAGCCTGATAATGCTTATATACCAATTAAGACAGGAATAGTGGAGGCCTGTGTAACGATAAATACTTATAGCAACTGGAATGATGACGGATGTTGGAACAAATATCCAACTGTCTGCTATCAAG AGAACAACGCTGGTGGCATTTATGTCATTAACTCCACCGGAAGAACCTGGACAGAAGCTCAGATCTACTGCAGACAGCACTACACAGACCTGGCCATCATCAGGAACAGAAAAGACAATCAAAACTTCACAAGTCAGTTGACAGGCTATACTTGGATTGGTCTGTACAGAGACTGGGTGTGGTCAGACCAGAATAATTCTACATACAGGAACTGGACAGCAGGACGTCCTCTTAATAATAAAGCGAGTTGTGCTGTAGCTGATATCAGTCAGGGAGGAACATGGATGGACAAAGATTGTGGTGCTCGGTTTCCTTTTATCTGTTACAAAG ATAATCTGGTCCTGGTACGTGAGAATAAGACCTGGAAGGAGGCTCTGATGTACTGCAGACAGTACCATGTGGACCTGGTGTCAGTCACTTCTGAGAAGGTCCAGCGCTGGGTGAGGGAGAAGGCAGGAGAAGCCTCCACTCCTTATGTCTGGATGGGTCTGCGCTACAGCTACACTCTGAACTTCTGGTTGTGGGTGAGTGGAGAATTCAGCTGCTACCAGAACTGGTCCACAGGTAACGGGACGGGCTGGTACAGAGATGAAGGGGGCAGGAGGGTCTGGAGCACCGGCGCCCAGCAGGCTGGAGGAGAACAGAAGTGGGTCAGTCTGTCTGAGGACATTGAGCTCAACTTCATCTGCATAAAATAA